The Candidatus Woesearchaeota archaeon genomic sequence CTTTACATGAATAACTTCCCTGGTCATGATATCTGAAACCCTGATTTCAGAAACGCTCCCTTTTTCAGCTATGACTTTATTTATAATATCCTTATTCGATAAAACACCCATTACTTTCCTTTCTTCTTCATTATTAACGACAGCAAGCAGCCCCCTATTCCTTAGTTTCATTTTTTCTGCTGCTTCCTGGGCTGTATTACCCCCATAAATTAGGGCAGGCTCCTTATTCATTATTTCAGCTACTTTCATGCTTAACTGGACAGAATCATTTATATTTAAAATTAACTTATTCAACCAGTATGGCCGGCTTGCTCGGCATAGCTTGTCTGGCTTTTTTTTCTCCAGAGGCATCAGCTTCCATTACTTTAATGTCGGCATTCAAGTGCCTGCTAAGATATTCTTTATTATCCTGCAGTGATTTTAACTCTTTTTTCCTGTCAAGCACGACTTTGGGAAGCTTAGACTCATTCTTAATCAGTTTAGGCACCATTTTAGAAATTTCTTCTTTATGCTCGCTGTCAATGCATTCCTTTATTATTTCCCCTATATTTCTTGTTTTGGCAAGCACCTTTTTCAGTTTCCTGAAAAATTTATATTTCCATCTTTCTGCCACAAATAAAGTGATTTTTTTGGGTTTTTCCAGCTCTGCTAGCTTAACCACCCTGTTTATATCAGAAATAAGCCCGGAAATATTTTCTTCTTCAGCTTCAGCAGCCTCATCTATTTTGCTTCTATCATAGCCCGGCCATGCTGCAAGAGAGACAAAGCCCTTATTTCCCAGTTTTTCCCACATCTCTTCACATATATGCGGAGTGAAGATGCTCATCATTTTAACAAGCCTTTCCAGAACAGACTTATTTATTTCCTCTTTCAAATATAGATAATTAGCCAATTCCATCAGATTT encodes the following:
- a CDS encoding CBS domain-containing protein, coding for MPLEKKKPDKLCRASRPYWLNKLILNINDSVQLSMKVAEIMNKEPALIYGGNTAQEAAEKMKLRNRGLLAVVNNEEERKVMGVLSNKDIINKVIAEKGSVSEIRVSDIMTREVIHVKPEAATSEAMSKIIKYGIKRVLVMENGVLQGIVSSTDIIDGMIKYKKELLDMAINF